In the Glycine max cultivar Williams 82 chromosome 19, Glycine_max_v4.0, whole genome shotgun sequence genome, ACCCGTGCATGGTCTCAGTAATCAAACCCTTACCGCGTTCCCCACTCTGCCATCGCAAACCCTTCCCCTCACAGAGTTCGTCAATTCTTTCGGTGCCTTATTTGTTCTTTGTTGCTGTTATTGTGTTGTACAAGTACAAGTTCAATTTCAATGTATTCTCTATGTTCCTTGAATACTCTTTGCTAGCATTTGGAGGTCTCGTTTTTCCATGATAAACTGCAAACCCATTTATGTTGAATTTTAGGTTTATCATTAGTGTTTGCTTGGTTGTGAATGATTTATGTGAGTTCTCTTTTGGTTCTGCTTGTGAGGtcttaatttgaaatttgaaccaAGTTATGGCATCTTCCCACTGTGTTGAGCGTGACTTGATATTTGAACTGAGCTATTTTTCTCTTAAAGTCATTGATGCAATGAAATTGATTTGAGTGGCTAGCTATTAGCTGGTTTGGGAATGACATTTTGTTTCCACTCTTTTAATGACTAATGTCACATTCCTTGCGTAGTACCTGTGCTGCACCCTTTATTTTTGGGTAGATGCTGAATGCTGCAGTTTGTTAATATTACCTGTTTTTACTCATGACATATTCAGGTTGAAGTTTATTAGTTGAATAATAGAACAGTCCATGGCTGAAGAAATGACAATGGTAGAACCTGGAAGAGGTAAgaggaaattttttaaaaagcaaGGCCATAAAAAGTCAAGTAATAAAGCAAAAGTGATGCCACCACAACATGGACAGAAGAAAGttaaaatagacaaaaaaatgaagaaacttttCCGCAAGCGTGCACGAGAGTATAAttctgatgatgaagatgaggaGGCCACTGTACCTGCTACCTCAGAGCCTAAAGGTCTGGCATCTATCACCAATAAAAGAAATGACGAGGATGACACAGAAAGTGAGGATGGGTCTGAGGATGAAGGAGCTGCAGGACCACAAAAAACATGGAATAAGAATGCTACTGATATGAATAACCACAGCTctgatgatgaaggagaagatgaTAATGAAATTCAGCCAGGAATTACAAAATTCACTGAAGGATGTAGAGCATTCAAGATGGCCTTTAAGAATATTATGCAGAAGAGTGTTCCTGATGACATGTTGGTAAGTTAGGTGATCATACAACAAGATTATGTTTATACGGAACATTGGGAAACTGGTTTTTTTAAGACTTGGATAATTTGTAGGGTCCAATACTGTCAGGGCAAAGGAAACTTGTTGTAGACAAACTTGCAGAAGAGGAAGCAGAAAGCAAGGTCAAGGGAGAggccaaaaaagaaaagaagatggtaattttaaatttctagttggctgattttaattttatccaatgTAGTACTGTCAATTTATTTGTATTCTAAGTTATTGTCACCCTAAAGTCTTGTATAGTAATCTTATTGCTTGTTACAGTTGGCAGAAAAGGGGCATGTCAAACCTGCTACATACTTGGATTCACATGAAAAGTTTTTAATAAGTGTTGCTACAAAAGGAGGTAAATGAGttggattttcttttaaagaaaaatctatggcct is a window encoding:
- the LOC100780091 gene encoding uncharacterized protein LOC100780091 — encoded protein: MAEEMTMVEPGRGKRKFFKKQGHKKSSNKAKVMPPQHGQKKVKIDKKMKKLFRKRAREYNSDDEDEEATVPATSEPKGLASITNKRNDEDDTESEDGSEDEGAAGPQKTWNKNATDMNNHSSDDEGEDDNEIQPGITKFTEGCRAFKMAFKNIMQKSVPDDMLGPILSGQRKLVVDKLAEEEAESKVKGEAKKEKKMLAEKGHVKPATYLDSHEKFLISVATKGVVKLFNAVNKAQTAQKGLNPSRTKDAKEIRKRTKQAFFSELGKPSLPAIGTTTKAKESTDRVEDEQPAWAPLRDNYMLTSSRLKDWDKMPDKNVSDDMGKTSEDSSSDED